The proteins below are encoded in one region of Ostrea edulis chromosome 3, xbOstEdul1.1, whole genome shotgun sequence:
- the LOC130046332 gene encoding piggyBac transposable element-derived protein 4-like: MFNCNYVFIFKRVLESQSSVGSSQLSSASEDPLTNPDMHWKDANVDDTGAPDPRTVAFHPERQPGIQMGRLLRLSIGYGARLFREPVDFLKLFLTEALVFSICVATNHYAEMAISRGERLSYASQGSWQPLTEEELYRFLGIVLYMSVVKFQSIDRYWSTHALYRNNPVPGIMSKNRFQAILSFLQVTPPADINKAEKLTRIQSLVDHVCEKSKELYQPYRKIAVDERMVASKHKFSGIRQFIKDKPVRFGIKLWVVACYMSGYTYNFFVYLGKNNTIFTDKTKGIVFNVTITLCKPRFDQGYRLFTDCFYTSIALSKELLARKIYLIGVLKSNSLSIPDKLRNVKMWERVATRGDFRWHRVDEFVFVQWKDCKVVTFMSPLHHGSATTVCERTMKSRLTWNKKGLVQPVVAND, from the exons ATGTTTAATTGTAATTATGTTTTCATCTTTAAAAGGGTATTGGAATCCCAGTCCTCAGTGGGAAGTTCCCAGTTATCTTCCGCTAGTGAAGATCCATTgacaaatccagacatgcattggaaggatgctAATGTAGACGACACAGGGGCACCggatccaagaactgtggctTTTCACCCGGAACGACAACCTGGCATTCAGATGGGACGACTCTTGAGGCTGAGTATAGG ATATGGGGCCAGATTGTTCAGAGAACCAGTAGATTTTCTGAAGCTGTTTTTGACGGAAGCTTTGGTTTTttccatctgtgttgccaccaaccattatgctgagatggccATATCTAGAGGGGAAAGATTGTCGtatgcttcccaaggaagttgGCAGCCTCTgactgaagaggaactgtatAG ATTTTTGGGCATTGTCTTATATATGTCTGTCGtaaagttccagtcgatagataGGTATTGGTCAACACATGCCCTATATCGGAACAACCCAGTACCAGGAATTATGTCTAAAAATAGATTCCAGGCTATTTTGTCCTTCTTACAAGTAACTCCACCAGCTGATATCAACAAAG ctGAGAAGTTAACACGCATACAGTCATTGGTTGATCATGTTTGTGAGAAATCGAAGGAATTATACCAGCCTTACAGGAAAATAGCGGTAGATGAGAGAATGGTCGCCTCTAAGCATAAGTTCTCGGGTATTCGTCAATTCATTAAAGACAAACCTGTTCGCTTTGGAATAAAACTTTGGGTTGTAGCATGTTATATGTCTGGCTATACATACAACTTTTTTGTCTATCTTGGTAAAAATAATACTATTTTTACAGATAAAACAAAGGGTATTGTATTTAATGTCACTATTACATTGTGTAAACCTCGTTTTGATCAAGGATATAGGTTGTTTACTGATTGTTTTTATACATCTATAGCTCTTAGCAAAGAATTACTTGCTAGGAAAATTTACCTTATTGGTGTACTGAAATCTAATAGCTTGTCTATACCTGATAAACTTAGAAATGTGAAAATGTGGGAAAGAGTAGCCACTAGAGGTGATTTTAGATGGCACAGAGTTGATGAATTTGTATTTGTGCAATGGAAAGATTGTAAGGTAGTTACGTTTATGTCGCCATTACACCATGGCTCAGCTACAACTGTTTGTGAACGCACTATGAAATCTAGATTAACTTGGAACAAAAAAGGACTTGTACAACCTGTAGTTGctaatgattaa